In Sphaerospermopsis torques-reginae ITEP-024, the genomic window CTGGGTCAAAACCAATGACATAAATTGAATATTTCTCGCCAGTTTCTGGATTTTTTAGCTTTGCAAATTGCAAATACATCGGGCTAACTGATTCTACACCATTAAACCCTAATGCTTGATATAAACGATTGCGAGAAAAACTTTGATTTGAGGTCAAAGATTTGTATTGAGAACTAACTAAAAATAAATCTCCTTTGAGATTTTGATGTACTGCTGTAGCACTAGAATAAAGTGCATCTTGGAAACCAAGTTGAATAAACATGAGCAGCACAATAAAAGCAATGCCAGCTACAGCGACAACAAAACGCACTTTTTGCTGGGCTAACTGTAGCCATGCTAAAGGTATTTTTATGGTCATATATTTTGTTTTTAGTTATTGGTCATGGGTAATGGGTAATTGGTAATTGGTAATTGGTAATAATAAACTCTTGCCTGTTTCCTTCTTACTGTCACCTGTCACCTGTAAACTGTCACCTACCAATGACTAAATCTGAATAGCAACGTCTACCTGTAAGTTAGTTAAACGAGATACTTTTTCGCTGTCTGCTGGGTTATCAATGGCGATTTTTACTTCGACAATTCTGCGATCTGTATCTGAATTAGGGTTAATACTAAAGATACTTTGTTTGTCAATTTGCCAGCCAATTTCTTTGACTGTTCCCTGTAGTTTTCCTGAAAATGCAGCACTGGTAAGATTAGCTTTTTGTCCAACTCTCACTTTTTGAATATCTGTTTGATAAACTTCAGCAATGACATTCATTTCTGAGGTTTTACCAAGTTCTGCAAAACCAGAAGTTGCTATTACTTCGCCATTTTTGGCATGAATTTTTAATACTCTGCCATCTATGGGGGATTTGATGTAAGTTAATTCGTGGTCTGCTTTGGCTTGTTGAACAGCAGTTTCTGCGCTTTTAACTTCACTTTCTGCTAAGGCAATATCTACACTGCGTACTTCTTTGATACTGTTGAGTTTGGCAGTTGCTTCTTGAATTTGATCTTGTAAGGTGTTTTTGGTTCTTTGCAGTGTCGCTTTTGCTTCTGTTAATTGTTGTTGTGTGGTTTTTAGTTGTAAAGTTTTGGCATCAGCAATAGAAGCAGAAATTGCGCCATCTTTGTATAATTTCTGATAGCGATCGCTCTCTTTTTTAGCATTATCTACTTCAGCTTGAATGCGGTTAATTGTCGCGTTTTGTGCTGCAATTTCACCTTTTAATTGTGATTCTAACCGGGTAATTGTTGCTTTTTGAGCGTTAATATCTCCGGGTTTTGCTCCAGCTTTTACCTGTGCTAGTTTAGCTTTAGCAACTAATAATTTATCAAAAGCTTGTTTGATTGCAGTTTTTGAACGTTCATAGTTTTCTAAATAAGCTAATGTTTGTCCTGCTGTTACTTCATCCCCTTCTACTACTAATAGTTTTTCTACACGCACACCGTTGATGGAATTAGGAGCAGATAAATAAGTAATTTCTCCTTGGGGTTGTAGTCTTCCTAAAGCAGTGACAGCAAATTTTACAGGAGTGGGTTGAGGGGATGGGTTTTCAGTAGCGGGAAGTGGAGAATTAGATTTTCCCTTTAATTGAGAAAAACTGTAGAAAGATCCTAAACCAGCAGTTAAAGCAATTGCAACGGCTAAAATAATTTTCCACTGCTTGGTAGCTTTTTTTAATAGTTGGCTTTCTTTATTTACTGCCATATTTTTATTCCCATTAATTTGACTCAGGTATAGTTTTAATAGCGCAAATTACCTAAAATAACTTATCCTTTATCATCTGACGTTTAGCTAATGGATAAGTCGCATTACTTGTGGGTATGAATTGTTATGATAGTTTATAGCAATCTTTACAGGTAACAAGATGAACCGGAAAATCAACAGTGATTTAACTCGGTGATTTAGCTGGCAATTATCCTTTGTTTTATCTTTAATTAGCCTTTGATAAAGTAGCGAGAAATACAAGATGGCTAACTAATAATTTTGTGTTTCCGATAGAACGAATTTCCGAGTAAATGAGTCTAAAAATCTGTAAAAGTTCAATTTAATTCTGCCAAAAAAGTTGAATTTTGTCAACAAAGTAAATCAACCTATTTGTTATTGTTCCTGAAAATAACTCAAATAAGAGATTTTATTGAAAACATGACATAAGAGGTTCATGAATCAACTGTGAAATCTGTATTTTTGTGATCAAATAACGATTGATGTTGTCAAAATATAAAGATTTCATCACAAGTTGCTCCTGTGGTCTTAATACAATTAATTACAGCTACTAAATTAAGATTTGCTTTATAAATAACCAATTTGATTAACAAACTGAGTTATCTTATAAATTCATCAAATACCACAGCTTAATTATCATGTTTCTCTGAGAAAAAAACATTTATGTTCAAATCAACAATGTGTGTATTTAATGATTTGTTACTTACAAGACAGTTGCTCTAAAACTCTTGATAATGCAAGCGCAAATGACAATAATACACCTAAAACAAAACTTTTATTGTCCAAATTCGAGTAAAGGGATATACCATGATCCTGATAGAATATTGAAAACTGAGTTCATGAGCCAA contains:
- a CDS encoding ABC exporter membrane fusion protein, with the translated sequence MAVNKESQLLKKATKQWKIILAVAIALTAGLGSFYSFSQLKGKSNSPLPATENPSPQPTPVKFAVTALGRLQPQGEITYLSAPNSINGVRVEKLLVVEGDEVTAGQTLAYLENYERSKTAIKQAFDKLLVAKAKLAQVKAGAKPGDINAQKATITRLESQLKGEIAAQNATINRIQAEVDNAKKESDRYQKLYKDGAISASIADAKTLQLKTTQQQLTEAKATLQRTKNTLQDQIQEATAKLNSIKEVRSVDIALAESEVKSAETAVQQAKADHELTYIKSPIDGRVLKIHAKNGEVIATSGFAELGKTSEMNVIAEVYQTDIQKVRVGQKANLTSAAFSGKLQGTVKEIGWQIDKQSIFSINPNSDTDRRIVEVKIAIDNPADSEKVSRLTNLQVDVAIQI